The region TCGTTTGTGTAGAGCCATTTAGGCCCGACTGTTTCTTCGCTTCCGGGATAGTAAGATGAATATTCAAAAACTGTCCACGCTGTTCCATCGAATTCGATTTCTCTCCAGCCGGAGATTCCCTTTTTTGAAGCTCCAACATAAACAATAGAATCGGTGAAGGTCGAATCGAGGTATTCCCAATAGTTGCCAACAGCAAGGGGGGTGATGCCGCTTTGGGGAGCAGGATTATTGGGTTCTTTATTGCATGAGAGGGAGTTTAGCAAGATCAAGATTGCTAAAACTAATAGCAGAAAAGAGAAGCTAGCTTTCATTTTTCAACCTTTTCATATTCCCATTTCCAACGCTTGTAGCTTCCCCAGTTCATAAGGCGGGTGTAGCCGGCCTTTTCGAGCTTCTTGATGACCATCTGTGCGCGACCACCGGTTTCGCAGTAAAGGATGAGGCTTTTTCCCTTAGGGAGTTCAGCGAGGCGGTTCATTATCTCCCCCGAGGGAAAAGACCGGGCTGTCGGGATGTGCCCCTTTTCATAGGCGCCGGAGGGGCGAACATCGATTATCCAGATGCTGTCGATGGGATTTTCTGTGAGTTCCTTTAAGGCTTCGGGGGACAAATATTTCTCAAGGTCTGCGCCTTCAGAAGAGGAATAGCCTTCGTGGCAAGCAAGGAAAGCTAATAAACATAGAAAGAAAATATGTATGTATATTTTCTTCATTATAAGTCCTTCTCCATTTCTGTTTACTTGCATTTAAGAACCAGATCTCGGCTTAGTTGGATTCAATTAATTCAATGGTATGCATTATATATTACACATACGGTTTTATTTCATCAATATAATTTCGCGCGTTAATGTCTCTTTGCCATTGGAAATTCTGAACAGATAAAGCCCTGAGGAAACGGGTTTGTTTGCTTGATTCTTTCCCGACCATGTTAATACTGATTTTCCCTGGGGTAAATATCCTCTGTGTAACTTTCGAATAAGTTTTCCATTAATTGAATAGATTTCAGCGGTAACACTACATTTTTTATCGAGATTTATTTCTATTTTGGTTTCAGTGTTGAATGGATTCGGGTAATTTTTCCCGATAAAGATCGCAACTGGACGCTCGCTTTCGACTATTTCAGTTGATATAGTATCCCAAGATGCGCTAATCGAATAAGAGAGGCCATCGAGGACAGCGATGTCGCCGGAATATTCATATCCCCATGAGGTTAATGTCGTTGTGACAGTCGAAGCGCACTCGATACCGATGAACCATTCACCCTCACCAGGCGAACGGATGTTTATAGATTTTGTTGCTCCTGGAGAAATATCGCTATAAACTGAAGTGCTTTCGAAGGCAATATCCGAGTTATTTATATAAAGGTTGAAATCATAACCCGATTCCCCAGAAAGGTTTACCGTTAAATAGTCGGTATGTTCCGGTAAGTTGACAATAAAATGGTGGTATTGCTTATCTCCGATACGCGTGAAGGCCGGAAGGCTATCCGATGTATATTTATCCATGGTCCTTGTGATGCTGTTTTCGAGTGAAGCCTTTATTTTTGGCATACCGACGCCATCAAGGGCATATAGATAAATAGCTTCCATGAGTTCGAGGCGTTCCCCTGATACTATGCCCTCGGGATGTGAGCCAATAACAACTATTCTACCGGTCGAATCAGATGCTTTGTATGCCCAGCAACTGGGTTTGTTGTGCATAGTGTAACCTGAGCGGTCATATCGAAGCAGTATCTCGGTCTCGGGTGGAAAATCGATATCCTCACGGGCATAACAACCCCCGTTGTGATAAACGTTGGCAATATATGAATCACCGCCGAAATCGAAATAGTCGAGAAGGGGAGAGGCTGGTTCGATAAAATGGCCTGTATGGCTATCAGAAAGACCCGTTGAAGCTGTTCGTCCCGGCCAGATGCGATAGTAAGCTTCGCGAAAGCCGCTGGTTAAATAGCTAATTGATGCGATGAAAGCTCCGGCACAAGAACCAGTGTAGCTTCCGCCGTTATAAAAAAAGGAACGCACTCGATTTCGACCTTCTTCGCCCAAGGAATTACCATGATTTGTGGCTGATCCACCATTAGAATAAAATGCTTTAAATCGAGGGGAGCCATCGGGATAAAGAAGAGCACCGTTTTGGTCGTTTGGCGAGGTTATTATAAACTCGCTTTGTATTAAAGAGGAGTCAGTAGCGAGGAACTCCCAATCGAGGCCGAGTGTGTCGGCAGCCGGGAGAGTTGTTCGAGAAGACAGATACAGGCCGCCATCCATGAAGAGGTCTTTATAGAATCCGGGCGCAGCGAAGATGGTTAAAGCCGCAATAGCATTTAGCAGCACGAATATTATTAACCTAGCATTTTTCATAAATCACTTTAAATATATGATTTTCTGCGTCGCATAGCAACCGCCCATGTTCGCCCGGACAAGATAAACGCCGGAGCCCGCCGTTTCGTCCGGCATCCAGACGAATTCGCTGATCCCGTCATTGCGAGCTTGAAAGGCGTGGTAATCTCCTTCTGTAAACGGCGAGATTGCCGCGTCGGGCGTTGCCCTCCTCGCAATGACGTCCACCCGCCGCCCGGCGATGTCGAATATCTCGATTTCTGGATTTCCGTTTTCACGGGAATGACAATCCACGGAAATGGTCACCGCCGAATTGAAGGGATTCGGATAGGCGGAAAGGGCAAATGATTGCGGCCTATTTTCAGAATTTTCTTTTATCCCAACCGGGTCTTCGCTTCGGAGAATAGTCCCATATCTGCCTACAATAAGCCCGTAACCGTCCCACCAAAAATCTACGTCGTTGAGGTTTCTCGTTGCGCCTGAGGCCACCGAATCCCAATCTAATCCATAATCGCTGGACTCGAATATCACGCCGTCATCGCCGCAGATAACCCCATAATCAAAATAATTGAATTCGATATCGTTGAAATCGCAGTTGCCGTATATAGCAAGAACATCGCACGTGCTCATGCTGTCGCTCGAAAAGACTACATAACCGCTATCACCGACAATATAAACCCACCCGGGCAAACCTGATAATGTGCACATCCCGTTCATATCAATAGTCGAAAAATCTACGCCCATTATATAATTGAAAGTATCCCCGACCGCCGTGAGTCTCAGAATATCTTTATGGGCTAAAATGTAAGCTAAGCTGTCTGTAGGATGACATACGCTGTAAAAATTTCGTGATGTATATGTTGGAAGTCGCCAGTCCTCCCAATTCCAAAGGCTGTCCGGCCCCTGGACAATCCACCCCGATGTTCCAGCCGCAAGCCCCGCGCCGCTGGGCGAAAAATCGACTGCATAGAAATGTTTATTAGATACCGGAGTTGTATTCTCGATCCATGAAGAACCACCATCGGACGTAAAAAAAATCTTTCCGGAGTCGCATACGATCAAACCAGTTGTATCATCCCAGAAAAATAGATCGTTGAAATCGAGACCGCTCGCAACAACCGGAGCGGAAACAGTATCCCAGGTTGCGCCGTAATCACTTGTATATAAAAGAGTTCTATCATCGCCAACAACATAGGCATAGCCATAACCGATGCATTCGACGGAATTTAAAGCTTTGGTAGTCGGTGTGTCTGAAATAAGCCAATCGGCCATGCAACTCCCGGCGGCGATTGCTAATACTAACAAAATCGGTGTTATCGTATTTTTCATTATTCCTCCAATTTTATATACACAATCCGTTTTTCCGCCGTCTCCCCGCCATCGAAGTGCGCGCGAACAAAATACACGCCAGAACCGAGGGACGCCGCCGGGTGTCGAATAGTCGTAACCCGGAAGGCGCGCTGCCTTGCGTATGGGCAAGGTTATTTTAACTCTCCACGATTGCGATTTCCTTACCAAATTTATCCATTTTGCACCCGCATTTGGGGCATGTCCATCCGCCCCACATCAATTGATGTATTTCCTGCGGGATTCTCAATGTCGGCATTTGCTCGTTGCATTTCGGGCATAAGACTTTATCTAAGTTCATTTTCCATTTTTTTAATTTGTCTGACATAATTGAATTCTCCTCATTTATAGGATTATAATCTAACTTATAAGAATAAATTATACTTAGCAGATTGCAAGCAAATATTCGTTTTTAAGAACTTACCAAAATAAATAATTTAGCCACAATTTTTTTAATTAAATACTTGACTTTTAATTTATATTTGGTATTTTCGCCAAATATAGAAAGAGGATGATATGAACAAGAATAAAATAGAGGCAAAAGCAAATATCTTCAAAGCTTTGGGGCATCCATCGAGGCTTGCGATGGTCGAGAAGCTGAGCGAGGGCGAGTGCTGCGTTTGCAAACTTGTAGAACTTGTCGGCGCGGATTTTTCAACGGTGTCAAAGCATCTTGCGATCTTAAAAGAAGCAGGTATTGTCGGGGACGAACGGCGTGGGCAAAATGTTTTTTATCGCCTTAAAGTGCCATGCCTAATTCGTTTCATGGACTGCGTCGAAGCGGTGATTAAACGATGATGAAGATCATCAGCAATATCATCGATTTAATTATAATTGGCGTTTTCGCCAAAGGACTCATATGAATTGGAAATCGGAGTGGAAAAAATTTGCGCTGATCGTAGGGGCGTTTGCGCTTGCATTCTATCTTCCGGTGGGTATCGGTAGATTCGACAACGCGATAATGGAAGCGCTGCATTTGGTGAAATGGTATGCTCGCGAGCATGTCATTCTTTGCCTGATTCCAGCCTTTTTCATAGCTGGTGCGATCGGTGTATTCATCAGCCAAAACTCTGTTATGAAATACCTGGGCGCGAAGGCAAAAAAAATAATTGCTTATAGCGTCGCCTCCGTTTCCGGAACGATTTTAGCCGTATGCTCATGCACGGTGCTTCCGCTTTTTGCCGGGATATATCGCATGGGCGCCGGACTCGGACCGGCTATCGCCTTTTTATATTCCGGCCCCGCAATAAATGTCCTTGCGATAATCCTTACCGCACGAGTCCTCGGAATCGAAATAGGCATTGCACGTGCAGTCGGCGCGATAGTTTTCAGCGTGATAATCGGGCTTTTGATGCATTTGATTTTCCGTAAAGAGGAAAACCAAAGAGTCGCGGCACAAGTCCAAATGCCCGAAGAGGGCGCCTCTCGCCCACTTTGGCAAACCGCGCTTTATTTTGTGTCATTAGTCGGAATCCTAATATTCGCGAATTTCGGTGCGCCGGAATCCTCGACGGGAACGTGGAATTTTATTTTCCAGAATAAATGGATAATCACCTCGGTCTTCGCCGTCGGATTAGGTGCGGCACTCGTCGCATGGTTCGATTTCAAGTTGTGGCAATTTGCTGTTATAGGCATACCGACGGCAATCGCCGGGATCATATTGCCGAATCAGCCGCTTATCCCATTCGGGATTGCGATTATCGGGCTTTCCTATTTCACGAGCAGATCGAAAGGCGAAACCGGTGAATGGTTCATGTCGTCATGGGGATTCACAAAACAGATTTTACCACTTTTACTTTTAGGTGTTGTTTTCGCGGGCTTTTTCCTCGGAAGACCCGGGCACGAGGGTATAATTCCATCTGAATGGGTTAGCCGCGCGCTCGGCGGAAATTCGCTTAGGGCGAATTTCTTTGCATCGTTTGCCGGGGCATTTATGTATTTCGCAACTCTCACCGAGGTGCCAATCCTGCAAGGCCTCATGGGCGCCGGCATGGGCAAAGGCCCTGCGCTGTCGCTGCTTTTAGCCGGGCCGGCACTGAGTTTGCCGAATATGTTGGTCATTCGCTCGATTATTGGAACAAAAAAGACAGTAGTTTTCGTCCTTTTGGTTATAATTATGGCGACGATCAGCGGCATGATTTTCGGCGCGATATTTGGATAGATTTATCAAACAATAAGAGGAGAAAAATGAGAGACTAGAAAACATGCGAAGATACCGAAATGGTTTGCTACTGTAAAGAAGTAACGAAGGGTCAAATTGTTTCTGCGATTAGAAATAGCGCCGACAGCCTAAAAAAAATTCAACAAACTACAGGCGCATGCACGGGAAATAATTGCGCGGAAATGAATCCTTCGGGAAAATGTTGTGACACAGATATAATCGAGATACTTCGCATCGAGGGAATCGAGGAAAAACCATCGTGCTCTTGCTGTTGCGACAAAAATTGTTGTTAAAATATCTTTATAAAATAATGATTTTGAAAAGGAATTAATTATGAAAATTCAGGTTCTCGGAGCGGGATGCCCGAAATGCAAAGCGCTCGCTAAACTCGTCGAAGAGGTGGTTTCCGAAATGGGCATCGAATTCGAGCTGGAAAAGGTAACCGACATCTCGGAGATTATCGCCATCGGCGTAATGATGACTCCCGCA is a window of bacterium DNA encoding:
- a CDS encoding rhodanese-like domain-containing protein — its product is MKKIYIHIFFLCLLAFLACHEGYSSSEGADLEKYLSPEALKELTENPIDSIWIIDVRPSGAYEKGHIPTARSFPSGEIMNRLAELPKGKSLILYCETGGRAQMVIKKLEKAGYTRLMNWGSYKRWKWEYEKVEK
- a CDS encoding T9SS type A sorting domain-containing protein: MKNARLIIFVLLNAIAALTIFAAPGFYKDLFMDGGLYLSSRTTLPAADTLGLDWEFLATDSSLIQSEFIITSPNDQNGALLYPDGSPRFKAFYSNGGSATNHGNSLGEEGRNRVRSFFYNGGSYTGSCAGAFIASISYLTSGFREAYYRIWPGRTASTGLSDSHTGHFIEPASPLLDYFDFGGDSYIANVYHNGGCYAREDIDFPPETEILLRYDRSGYTMHNKPSCWAYKASDSTGRIVVIGSHPEGIVSGERLELMEAIYLYALDGVGMPKIKASLENSITRTMDKYTSDSLPAFTRIGDKQYHHFIVNLPEHTDYLTVNLSGESGYDFNLYINNSDIAFESTSVYSDISPGATKSINIRSPGEGEWFIGIECASTVTTTLTSWGYEYSGDIAVLDGLSYSISASWDTISTEIVESERPVAIFIGKNYPNPFNTETKIEINLDKKCSVTAEIYSINGKLIRKLHRGYLPQGKSVLTWSGKNQANKPVSSGLYLFRISNGKETLTREIILMK
- a CDS encoding winged helix-turn-helix transcriptional regulator, which encodes MNKNKIEAKANIFKALGHPSRLAMVEKLSEGECCVCKLVELVGADFSTVSKHLAILKEAGIVGDERRGQNVFYRLKVPCLIRFMDCVEAVIKR
- a CDS encoding permease yields the protein MNWKSEWKKFALIVGAFALAFYLPVGIGRFDNAIMEALHLVKWYAREHVILCLIPAFFIAGAIGVFISQNSVMKYLGAKAKKIIAYSVASVSGTILAVCSCTVLPLFAGIYRMGAGLGPAIAFLYSGPAINVLAIILTARVLGIEIGIARAVGAIVFSVIIGLLMHLIFRKEENQRVAAQVQMPEEGASRPLWQTALYFVSLVGILIFANFGAPESSTGTWNFIFQNKWIITSVFAVGLGAALVAWFDFKLWQFAVIGIPTAIAGIILPNQPLIPFGIAIIGLSYFTSRSKGETGEWFMSSWGFTKQILPLLLLGVVFAGFFLGRPGHEGIIPSEWVSRALGGNSLRANFFASFAGAFMYFATLTEVPILQGLMGAGMGKGPALSLLLAGPALSLPNMLVIRSIIGTKKTVVFVLLVIIMATISGMIFGAIFG
- a CDS encoding (2Fe-2S)-binding protein, with protein sequence MVCYCKEVTKGQIVSAIRNSADSLKKIQQTTGACTGNNCAEMNPSGKCCDTDIIEILRIEGIEEKPSCSCCCDKNCC
- a CDS encoding TM0996/MTH895 family glutaredoxin-like protein, with protein sequence MKIQVLGAGCPKCKALAKLVEEVVSEMGIEFELEKVTDISEIIAIGVMMTPALVIDGKVVLTGKIPSPDELKKIIDI